The following are from one region of the Dreissena polymorpha isolate Duluth1 chromosome 2, UMN_Dpol_1.0, whole genome shotgun sequence genome:
- the LOC127868600 gene encoding protein chibby homolog 1-like: MPLFPFGDKFSPKKTPPRRAQSLSNLHLDAEKSREEFGPDVGPVKLKLGGQEVAFENGMWIQESGPNAASHKEVMKLRKDNQNLTEENNLLKLKIDLLLDILAETAATSNYYEKELKQLKATGKKR; this comes from the exons ATGCCGCTTTTTCCATTTGGCGATAAGTTTTCCCCTAAGAAAACCCCACCACGTCGCGCTCAGTCACTGTCTAACCTCCACCTTGACGCTGAGAAATCCAGAGAAGAGTTTGGGCCTGATGTAGGTCCAGTAAAGCTGAAACTTGGTGGCCAAGAggttgcatttgaaaatggaatgTGGATACAAG AATCTGGACCAAACGCTGCCAGTCATAAGGAAGTTATGAAGCTTCGAAAAGACAACCAAAATTTGACTGAAGAAAATAATCTCCTTAAATTGAAAATAGACTTGCTATTGGATATT CTTGCAGAGACAGCTGCAACATCAAACTACTATGAAAAGGAGTTGAAACAGTTAAAGGCAACTGGGAAGAAAAGATGA